The Festucalex cinctus isolate MCC-2025b chromosome 14, RoL_Fcin_1.0, whole genome shotgun sequence DNA window accaggagcaagcggttcagaaaatggatggatggatgtatatattttaataaaatcactttttttttttttttcccccaggtcAATCATAGGCCGACGCTTCTTTTTCATTGTGGGTACACTGTATTTGTATCGTTGCATCACCATGTACATCACCACTCTGCCTGTCCCCGGGATGCACTTCAAATGCTCGCCGAAGGTACGATGCACACTTAACTACATCCTTAATCTTGACCCTATGGGATTAATAAAGCCTCTCAGTCTGTCTGCAAAATCATGCGTGAATCTGTTGCTATGATTAAGTGTGCGCGCACCCGCGCTGCTTTCAGCTTCTCGGCGACTGGGAAGCGCAGATGAGGAGAGTGATGAAGATGATCGCCGGCGGGGGCCTCTCCATCACGGGCGCCCACACCATGTGCGGAGATTACCTGTACAGCGGCCACACGgtcatgctaacgctaacataCCTCTTCATCAAGGAGTGTAAGTCGAGATGCTCGAGCTAAAAATGGTCAATTATAAAATCGGGGACTGAAAGTCAATAAAGGAACACTTCTCTAAAGTGAGTCATAACCGGAGCCACACAGGAAACTGACTGCACATATTTGAGAAACTGAACATGCCACAAGTTAGTTTCATATCAAGACTGCACTGTTGCGCAACACTATTTTCTGTTCCTCAGCATGCTTGATCCGACTTGATTTGGAATGCTACTCTCAGCAGGCATTTTGAGAGCCACAAGGTCGACTTGTGCATGTTTTTATGAGCTGATATTTTTGTTATCTTCCTGGCCAGTTGCGCGAGATTTCCCGACTGGTACAATAGCGACATCTGGTGGCGAAAATAAGTACTGGATGATTGGATCTTTTTGTGCTAAATTGGCTGGTAAAAAATTTTCTGGAACCAAACAAACGCGTTTTCTTTGCATGGAAAATCACTtgtttccattgaaatgaagTGAAATGTCATGATGAAACCACCACATTTTTAATTACTGTTtaattaaagtgaaaaaaaagtgtcatttctATTTATGTGAGAGCATCTCTGTGCGAGCTGGTTATGAGGGGTGGAAGTGCAGAACAGCTCACTCAGACACTTTCAAAAATAGGGCTCTAATAAAAGTTTCAATTTCACACTTCATGGGTGGCCAGGAGCTCCGGAGACTCAACTATTTGTCTGCAAGccaataaaaagtcaattttctatAATATGTCCCATTGAGCAAATGTTTGTTGTGCAGATTCCCCCAGACGGTTCTGGTGGTACCACTGGTTCTGCTGGACCTTGAGCGCAGTGGGAGTCTTCTGCATCCTTCTGGCGCACGACCACTACACTGTGGATGTGGTGGTGGCTTATTTTATCACGACACGCCTCTTCTGGTGGTACCACACGATGGCCAATCAGCAGGTACTCGGCGGGATTTCTGttcccatttttgaaaaaattgtcacGAGgcaattaaaactcaaatattaTGCTTGTTGCtgccttaaagtggaagtcaaccttcaacatttcttgacaattatatttatatgtggcctCACTtgacaaaacatgacattctgagtaccggtaatattacatttgtggaataagagttatgaagcaaaatcctgtcatttttatccatcccagggggctgccatttttgccacttgctgtcggccaaatatgacatcaatgttgcgcaGGTAACAGgtcttaggtaacaaccaatcacagctcagcttcagaaaacaggtgcgctgtgattggtcagcttcagaaaacacgtgagctgtgattggttattgccTGAGTTCTGAGCAACATtggtcatcatcagtcaacagcaagtggcaaaatggctgccccagaATACCaaatttatcaaaaaaaatttgGGGGCGTTAGCTTCGcttttaaaagtgtaaatgaCTGTAATGATACCAGTTATGATGCTTTTGGTCCTAACTCTGATGTGACATTTTCTTACCATTCCATCTCTACCTGTACACTAAAATCCAACATGTCTTGCGTGTTTTGTGGTGGCCAGTCGCTGAAAGAGACGTCGCAGAGTAACCCTTTCTCGCGGGTGTGGTGGTACCGGCCCTTCCAGTACTTGGAGGAGAACGTCAGCGGCATGGTGCCCCGCTCCTACCAGCTGCCGCCGTGGGTACGAGTCGTGCAGTGGAACCGCGGCGTCATGTACAGCCGGCTGGACGTCCAGTGACGCTTGCCACGACGTCAAGGCAGGCAGGACTGTCAATTCCaaaagtgctgtttttgttttttttgtttttttaaaggaataacGCACTGTTTTGATGTAGCGCTGTCCTTTCCCTCTTTTTAATAGCAGGTGATCCCTCTGTTATCTCTCCCATCCCTTTCCTTTGTTCTCTGTCTGTGCAGGCAGTAtctaatatttctttatttgtaTCAGTATACGTCCTCTTTGTGTGTCATTTTAGAGTttcaagcatttaaaaaaaaaaaaaaaaaaaaaaaaaaaaaaaaaagtctttttaatcttcatttaTCTAACGAGCAGTTTTCCCCCTTAGCACAAAGTCATATTTTACGACTTCATGCTTTTTCCTCTCCCAATCATAGCTGTCCAATAAAAAACATTCATctcttcaatattttttttttaaatcgcaaatataaagaaacattttgtttcaggttaagaaatttgggaatattttttttgttggacagCGACCATATTTTACCGGAAAATGTCACCTGCATTTTTGTTAACCCCTCAAAgtaatttatgtttttgtaatcGAAACTTGCTCAAATGAGTCAAAGGTGCaaataactatttttttaagcatgtttatttttcaagaaaaaagaaaaaaaaatccgccaaaatatttttttttgtttaagatttttttttttttttttaaacctttttcaAGAAATTGTAAGAATCTATAATGAAATATCACAGTGCCTTTTCTTGCTTGATTGTGAAACAACTTCAAGTACAGTGCTGCGTGTCTTGCGTCCCTTGGGCTACTGTGCAGTCCCAAGGATCCGGTTTTGTCCCCATGAATGTAAACTTCCATCccactaccaaaaaaaaaaaaaaatgccagcaaGATTGGTCTTCCCCAAGTTAGTGTGAGAGATATGTCCCCCTTGTGTATTTATTGATTCGTTATGACGTTTATCTTGGATGACAGGAACTAtgactgtttattttattttattttttttatgtccgtcTCATTTCATTCATTAAGTCATGAAGTAGCACCGGCGCTaaagtgtgtgggggggggtacACGCTTACtggttttgaacattttaaacaattgttttaaatatacaataaaaaatgtcgTCGAGCATATTAGGGCTTGCGTTTTTTTACGCCGTAATACCTCCGGTAACTCTATTTTCATAGTACATGAGGATAAGAAAGCGAAGCGTTAAGAGGCTCTGTTGTGAGTACAATGAATGAGCCAGCATCTTCTCAAATATGCACACATTCGTTTTATGTCTTGCCCGTTTACTCTGTTGTTGTTATAGCTACAGCAGCcagtgtaaacttttttttttttcttttcccccccccccaagattGTACAGTTGAGTTGCTTTTGCTTGCGGCAGTCTGCGTGTGTTGGGTTTTTACTACTATCTAGTACATAGTTTTCTACTGGTGCATTTTGCCTCATAAATAACATGTACTGTAGTTATTGTACAAGTGAGGACGTAGAGCATACTACTTGTACAAGGACCTTAAGTTAGGTatcaaaaatattggaaaaagtGCTCAAATAGAGGTCGTGCTAGTAGGTCAAAAGCGGACAGAGTGTACTAGTACGTGAACCTCAAAGTTGACTGtcaaaaataaagaattaatGTTTTACATAACCAGGGTTAACGCACATAGTCAGTCAGAAGATCTTTCCGATGTCAGACATTTGCTGGCTTTGACTTTGCCGTGTCATGCTCCAATTTGGCCTAAAAATCGGTCTGCGTGTACCCCTCGTTAAGCATCACTTCTCGGTTAGAGTGTTCATTGAAGGGTGTAGTCAGGTGTTTAGATGAAACGGTAGCTTACGGCGTGATCAAAATGGCTCTGAATGTGCTTCATACACAGTACAGGACTGGGGAAACTGTTAGAaaacatctaaaaaaataaaaaaaaatcttgcatcATGCACTATTTGCAAAAAGTTAGGGATCTTGGGCTTTTTAAGTTCATCCTGAAATAGACATATCCCTGAATTTTTGTGAGTAGcgtgttttatttctttctttttttttttaaatcaaacgttACCCACATCTGTCCTTCACATTTCAATTTGGAGACGATGTATTGTTTCTTCACAACTCTTCCAAAAGAAATACTGACAAAACAATCCATGCGTGAGATGTCTCAAAAGGGGCAACAGACGGTGGTGTGAAGTGGGAATGGCGTAATTTTCCatcaatgtgaaaaaaaaataaaaatgtcctgGGTTAATGATCCCTTGACAGTCACAGGCTGAAGGCCCGACATTTTAATTTCAAGTTCAAAACTCTTGTTCTAGGTTTTTCTTCCTCTATTGAACATTTCAAAGGGAGAAGGTTAGGGACTGGTTTTGTTTATGTGACTTTGCACAGTTGAAAAAGCTTAGCAGTGTTTTTATAGACGTCCAATCATCTGTATTTTCCACAAGAGCACAATATGTTCCTCATGTGCAGCCATGTAGTGATTAGGTTGAACTAATTGTCCAAATTGGACTGTAATAATGTCTGCTGAAAGGCGGAGAACACGTTTGTCTCTTCGGTTTGCCAatcaagcagttttttttttttttttttttttttataaatgatcctgtatgtatgtatgttcatCTGTACACACCGTTAGTCCCGTTTTGTGCATATACCATATGTTTGTAAGATATGCTAAAGGAATCTACATGGGACGCCCTTGAATAAAAAGATTTTACTATAAAGCACAAGACTCTCGGTGCAGTCATTCCGGTGTCGGAGCTAGGAGAATGACGTCATTGCAGTTCCACAAGCAGCCAGCAAGTGGACACATTGAGTCGCAGCAGTTCAGGTGaactacttttttgttttccgTGTTTATTTCTGGTTGCTGAAATGTTGCTCTGGTAATTCAGCTGGCGCATCTGAAGTCATGTTTGTATGGTAAAATAGAAAATGCGTGGTTGCGGGCCAAAGACGGTGGCTTAGCAACAGGAGCAAATGAGCCCGGAAACTTGatgacatttttaactcatttttgtctttctgttttgttttaggtGGATTAGATGTGCTGGTGTTCCTAATGAAATGGCCGGTGAATAGGGGAGTTCCACCTAACTACAGATTAACTGCATCCAGTGTATACTCTACGGTAAATTGGATTTTTCTATACGCCCGGCTTAACACAATCATTTCTAAtgctttttttatgtatgtatttatttatttattatttatttatttatttatttttgcaatttaacAAGATCTGTGAGGCAAACACCTGTTtatctgaaaatatatatatatatatttttaaattatttatttattttgcaatttaACAAGATTTGTGAGGCAAACAGCAGTTTATCGTCCTTTTGCAAACCACACAGATTCAAACTGACAACTTCAGCTTCCCTCATGTATGTGGATTATTCCCACAGTGAGAGAGGCGAGAATGATTCGACCAAAATGAAATCCGCTCATGATCTCAGCTGCTGATAAATGGACGTTAGCCTGAATGGCCACTGAAaggaatgaaaatatatatatatatatatatatatatatatatatatatatatatatatatattttttttttgtgagcttaTTTAAGCAGCGCTGCCTCCTTTTCTGCCTTTGCCCGCTGGAGAATTTGCAGCTCCCTCCCCAAAGATCCTGAGTGCTTCACCTCCCACACATTAGTACcgggcctcctcttcctccttcctcctctTGCTTGACTTTCGGAGCTGACTTCATCACATAATGCTGAGGGACGCTCTCATTTCCCAGCTTGTCTGCTCCTATTATGAAGATTTGGCATGCTTAATTTTGCGGGGGGGGCGGAGATGCGGCGATGCGCTGCTTCCTGTCTGGCTTTGTCATTCAAAACTCCAGCCAACTAACAGTGTTTTTTATTGTCGTGCGTGCACTGAAAAGCGCTCAATTAAATTCTTACTTTGATAGTTTGCTTCATACGGCTCCGTAGGATTCAGTTTGAATTTCAATCAATGGACACGATCACGCAGACAGCAAATAGTCTGTCATGCTTTATAAAAGTTAGCGACAAGAATAAAATCGGAGTGATGTAGCACGCAAGTGTCCGAGGAAATGCTCTGGTTCTTTTTCCTGCTCACTTGTTGCTATGTGAATTTAGGATTTGTCTCCAAGCAAGAAATCTGCACAACAAATTAGGTAAAGGACAGGATGATATAGCAGAAACACTTTAAATtagatgtaaaaataaatttaaacatatgggtcaaaacatgccttgtgaaaattaaaccactaaaaaactagccaccagagggtgcttttttttttttttttttttacacacagatGTACTGCTTTACTGAATTTAATAAGGCgtaaaaatttgtaatttattctcttcaataaataaacatcatACCTCATaagctgttttcatttttttttttgtaccttttttATGTGCAAGTTTTTCAAGTTCCAAGATTCCACTTggtctctaataaaaaaaaaatgtaaaaaaataaaactaaaaaatgatATGTTTAGATTGATTAATCTCCAAAAAGCTTATCCATGAAAAACGGGATAGCttctactattttttatttttttatttttttaaataaatacacacgGGTACATAAATATAGTTTACCAAATCTGTGAATAAGTGACCCTGCAAGTGTAGTCCAGTACAATGTGCTACTAAATTGagtttttgtctttgtcatgTAACCAATTAAATAGTAAGATCAAGGAACCACGAATTTGAGGAAATGTTGAATATGTTTCATGTTCAATAACTTAATACTTAACAAGCTTCCCTCCCCACAGTGCCATCTGGTGGTTCTAGTAAAGTACTGCCCCTCAAGCACAACCACCACTGAGGTCCCACCTCTGACTTCCATATTGCATGTCCGCACAGGTCTCACTCAGTTATGTTTACGATTCTGAACATGAcacactttcttcttctttttcttcttttttttctgcacctACATGCTTAACACTAATTGAGGAAGCCCCCCGCCTCTCGGCCCCCTCCTCAAGGATGTCAGGCCAAGACAAACAGCAGTCTTGATTCatggcttcacaagcaaattctaTTCTCAGCGGCACGGCGGCCTCTCGCTGTAATACCATACTTAGTCCGTGGAGATAATATTGTTGTTGTAGAGCAAATGGACTTGTCTTTTAATGGATGTGGTAGGAAAACACGGGGGAGGGGTTGTCAATAAAACGGCTAAACTTTATACAAGCACAAACGGCGTACGCGGTTATCTGACGTCTACGAAGACGCGTTTACATATCTGCACTAACGCCGTCTGCTTGGATTTATATGCGATAGCAATAAAAAGCAGACAAGAAGAGATATGGAACTCGTGATTGAAGCCTCACTTTGAGCTTTTTCTGTTATCGTTCATCACATTACAGTTGGAGCGCAGAACTACATCAACGACTTGGTTTGATCTCCGCTGTAACTTGAAAACTCATCGGTGAGGAGTTATGATCGAGAAGCATACTCGACAGATGTGGCGGCACTGGGGCCAAATCCCACGCGGTGCCAAtataatcaaataatttttgttttattttttggctgaaTTCTTTCCACACTCACACTCCTTATGTGATGGAGCGtgtgttttttaatattcacccTCCTACTCATCCGATTTATAATAACATACTCCCCATATACTTTATTCAGTCTAAGATCCAAAATCAGTCTCAGTATTTCTTGCATCTGTGATAaagtgtataataataataatcataatcataattataATCATtcattttctcgaccgcttattccttacaggGTTcacggagggtgctggagcctatctcagctgactttgggcagtaggcggggtacaccctggactggtttccagccattcacaggtaataataataataataataataataataatgcatctttATCATTTCtatcattaataataattgtagTTTTTAAAATTAACCTATGTTTATActcaaaaacaacataaaatatatggtacttgtaatatttaattaatttatttgtatatatcaaATGTGTTAGTTTAGATTTCTATTATTAATAAAAgttttaaattatataattaatgtattaataaaaaaacaaataaaatataatataataataataataatataataaataatattaatgaaAATTCTACAATTAAAATAGAATGATTGGtgtaatattccaaaaaaaaatcaatttctttggtgactttttttttttaatgatagaaaataaaatgctgtaaATAATACTATTagtaattttttcatttttaaacacaaaagtgTTGAAGTGAAGCACTCGTGCGCACATTTGTTTGCccacctgtgatgtcatgttaTTTAGGCTAGTATGCTAATACTATTGACGAGCCTCATACGAGTGTGGCCTGGTTGTTTTGAATAACACAACCGGCAAATACAATCGTTCATATAACATGCGTTGATTGTGAACATGCTAGATGTATGGTGTTGATGTTTTATGATCCTCTTGTTTCAAGTCCTTTGCTGACATCTTGTGATGTCCATACGTAATTACAAATCTATTTTTTGTGGGGAGAAGTCAATGACTCACATGTTTTATATGACTTGTGATTTCAAATTAGATGTGTTATATGTGTAAAATATATCCATTGTAATGGTTTATGACAGTCATATTGGCTCACTGAGGGGAAACATAACTAAAATGTGGCCCGTGATGAATTTTTGCAGTTTGTCACCCGTGGTGAAaccagcacattttttttttaatgactctaaaaatgcatcaaaagctTCACTGTATTACTTTTACAACCTAAAACATCATTTCTATGATGAAACGGGGTCgggtcacacgcacacacggctATTTCATTCCAACTGTCTGGAGATGTCCTCGACGGCGGCGGCAGCACAGTGATGACACTCGTGCACGCCGTTAttgcgaggggaaaaaaaaaaaagtaatgtcagCCCCTCGGTTCATACGCGCGCACGTATCTCAAGAGGCCACGAAATGAGTTGCCCACGCACACACTAACTCGCTCAACTTCACCCAACGCTCGCCCGCAGCCCCTCCGACCGCTTGCAATGAGAGCGCCGTTTGGGCCAATTTTCTGCTGAGGGGCCCGTCGACAGCCGACGTGACACTGCGGCCCCTTCTCGCTCGAGTACAAGATGCTGATGAGTGACAATCATTTTGGCCTCGGTTTCTTGTGCCAGGACACTAATTGGCTTGGTGACGAAGTGCTGCATCCACCGGGGAAAATGGGGAATCGACGCGTTCCGTCTTGGTGAGGGATTGGTTGCTTTTTAAGACTCAACAAGTCCCTGCGCCCTAGTCGTCATGGCAACGGATTGCCATTGATCGGGTGGAGAGAGCGCTGAGCAGTGGCTAAAACTGTTACTAGTGGAGCAAAATTGCGCGCTAGGTGACATAAAGTTATCTAGCAGGTCACTAGTCGTACTAGTACTAGTAGCATGTAGCTGTCCTACCAGTGAGGACAAAGAACGTACCAgtacatgtattttttattttttttcactcagaaattctaagcaAATTCTGCATTGAGACTTTTATGTACATTTTgccagtattaaaaaaataagagtaAAAGGGAAAAAGTAAGTCAAGCGATCTCTTGACCCTCAACTTGaaaacagccactctaccacctgagccatgccactcctactgtttgccaTTATACTGCTTTGCTGGTGTCCAAAATGAAACCAAAACCTTATGGTCGcttggaggtacaaggattcTGCCCGACACCATCAATATACCAACACACTGcaggagtggcatggctcaggtggtagagtggctgtctcccaacttGAAGGTTGTggggttcgttcctcaacccttgtgtagctttttttattttattttattttattttttaataattaatctgGTCAAATTTACCCCAAACTTAGAATTTCTAAGTGAAAAACTTTACTaggtttttca harbors:
- the LOC144000912 gene encoding phosphatidylcholine:ceramide cholinephosphotransferase 1-like, with the protein product MTKVAAWSAEDVADWLSKEGMPEYMDPLRRTDGAALLRLTRADFRTPPLLLVSSDGGQQLLERLETLRIETHIEAHKNGHANGHAGGLPNGTLKPQRNGTLRTPEMVHIPIPPMEASHTSFPPEWGKTGVAFVYALVCFVTTTIVISVVHERVPPKEHTPPLPDKFFDLFNRREWAFSICEINGMLLVALWLVQWAVLKHRSIIGRRFFFIVGTLYLYRCITMYITTLPVPGMHFKCSPKLLGDWEAQMRRVMKMIAGGGLSITGAHTMCGDYLYSGHTVMLTLTYLFIKEYSPRRFWWYHWFCWTLSAVGVFCILLAHDHYTVDVVVAYFITTRLFWWYHTMANQQSLKETSQSNPFSRVWWYRPFQYLEENVSGMVPRSYQLPPWVRVVQWNRGVMYSRLDVQ